One Streptomyces showdoensis genomic region harbors:
- a CDS encoding ABC transporter ATP-binding protein yields the protein MTATAKGEGLVVTGLRKEYGDHTAVDDVSFALAPGSSLGIVGESGSGKTTTVRMLVGLERADAGTVTLDGRDRSARPRGRAERLARAREIQMVFQDPYLSLDPRITAGGCVDEVLRLHFRLDPAARRARVAELLDQVGLGPREAEALPRRLSGGQRQRVAIARALAAEPRVLVLDEAVAALDVSIQAQILELLGRIRREAGVGFLFVTHDLAVVRHITDELVVLRSGRIVESGPTSRVLTAPEHPYTRLLLDSVPRRGWDPARIAGARAAVG from the coding sequence GTGACCGCCACCGCGAAGGGGGAGGGCCTGGTCGTCACGGGGCTCCGCAAGGAGTACGGCGACCACACCGCCGTCGACGACGTGTCCTTCGCCCTCGCCCCCGGCTCCTCCCTCGGCATCGTGGGCGAGTCGGGCAGCGGCAAGACCACCACCGTGCGCATGCTCGTCGGCCTCGAACGCGCCGACGCCGGCACGGTCACCCTGGACGGCCGGGACCGCTCCGCCCGCCCCCGCGGCCGGGCCGAACGGCTGGCCAGGGCGCGCGAGATCCAGATGGTCTTCCAGGACCCCTACCTCTCCCTCGATCCCCGGATCACCGCCGGCGGCTGCGTCGACGAGGTGCTGCGGCTGCACTTCCGGCTCGACCCGGCGGCCCGCCGGGCCCGGGTCGCCGAACTCCTCGACCAGGTCGGCCTCGGCCCGCGCGAGGCCGAGGCCCTGCCGCGCCGCCTCTCCGGCGGCCAGCGCCAGCGCGTGGCCATCGCCCGGGCCCTGGCCGCCGAGCCGCGGGTCCTCGTCCTCGACGAGGCGGTGGCCGCCCTGGACGTCTCCATCCAGGCCCAGATCCTCGAACTCCTCGGCAGGATCAGGCGCGAGGCCGGGGTCGGCTTCCTCTTCGTCACCCACGACCTCGCGGTGGTGCGGCACATCACGGACGAGCTGGTGGTGCTCCGCTCGGGCCGCATCGTGGAGTCCGGCCCGACCTCCCGCGTCCTCACCGCGCCGGAACACCCCTACACCCGCCTGCTCCTGGACTCGGTCCCGCGGCGCGGCTGGGACCCGGCCCGGATCGCGGGCGCCCGGGCGGCGGTGGGCTGA
- a CDS encoding PaaX family transcriptional regulator C-terminal domain-containing protein: protein MEPDPLLPPELLPRPWQGAAARAPAAECRREPARLGDDEGDRSEGGDGDEAVVRRGCSRSTGGLLSE from the coding sequence ATGGAGCCCGATCCCCTGCTGCCGCCCGAACTCCTGCCCCGCCCCTGGCAGGGCGCCGCGGCCCGCGCGCCGGCGGCGGAGTGCCGGCGTGAGCCGGCACGGCTCGGGGACGACGAAGGGGACCGGAGCGAGGGCGGGGACGGGGACGAGGCGGTCGTGCGCCGCGGCTGTTCGCGCTCTACCGGGGGGCTGCTCTCCGAGTGA
- a CDS encoding SGNH/GDSL hydrolase family protein, which translates to MTVQASPPYLRYVALGDSQTEGVGDGDDVRGLRGWADRLAELLARDSPELHYANLAVRGRLAGQVRAEQLGPALALRPDLASVVAGVNDLLRPRFDADGVAGQLEAMFAALTAQGARVVTLTFPDLTRLIPAARPVAPRIAAVNDRIREAARPHGVTVVETGHHPVVTDPRLWSTDRLHASPLGHARIAAAVAEALGLSGSDGSWSHPLPPPAVRPATGPRAAVAEAAWVASFLTPWLTRRLRGRSSGDGRTAKRPTLLPVDGG; encoded by the coding sequence ATGACGGTTCAGGCGAGCCCCCCGTACCTGCGCTACGTCGCCCTCGGGGACAGCCAGACGGAAGGCGTCGGGGACGGCGACGACGTCCGGGGTCTGCGCGGCTGGGCGGACCGGCTCGCCGAACTGCTCGCGCGGGACAGCCCGGAGCTCCACTACGCCAACCTGGCCGTACGGGGCCGGCTCGCCGGACAGGTACGGGCGGAGCAGCTCGGGCCCGCGCTCGCGCTGCGCCCGGACCTGGCGAGCGTGGTGGCGGGGGTGAACGACCTGCTGCGGCCGCGGTTCGACGCGGACGGGGTCGCCGGGCAGCTGGAGGCGATGTTCGCCGCGCTCACCGCCCAGGGAGCCCGGGTCGTGACCCTGACCTTCCCCGATCTGACCCGATTGATTCCGGCGGCCCGCCCCGTCGCGCCCCGCATCGCCGCGGTCAACGACCGCATCCGCGAGGCCGCGCGCCCGCACGGCGTGACCGTCGTCGAGACCGGCCACCACCCGGTCGTCACGGACCCGCGCCTGTGGAGCACCGACCGGCTCCACGCGTCGCCGCTCGGCCACGCGAGGATCGCCGCCGCCGTCGCCGAGGCCCTGGGCCTCTCCGGCAGCGACGGCTCCTGGTCCCACCCGCTCCCGCCGCCCGCGGTCCGCCCGGCCACCGGCCCGCGCGCGGCCGTCGCCGAAGCCGCCTGGGTGGCCTCCTTCCTGACGCCCTGGCTCACCCGGCGGCTGCGCGGCCGCTCGTCGGGCGACGGGCGCACGGCGAAGCGGCCGACGCTGCTTCCGGTGGACGGGGGCTGA
- a CDS encoding APC family permease produces MATSPLTRTGRLRAWMLEGLSDMGKGRTAAPAPPEGAAPASTPEHKGQPWWRVMCLTGVDYFSTLGYQPGIAALAAGLLSPVATVVLVVVTLAGALPVYRRVAEESHRGEGSIAMLERLLSFWKGKLFVLTLLGFAATDFLITITLSAADASTHLVENPHLSEALHDKQMLITLVLVALLGAVFLKGFLEAIGVAVALVGIYLALNVVVVLTGLWHVLTEGHVVTDWSTALTAEHGNVFVMIGVALLVFPKLALGLSGFETGVAVMPHVKGDPDDTEEKPAGRIRGTKKLLTTAALIMSVFLISTSFITTVLIPQQEFESGGQANGRALAYLAHEYLGNTFGTVYDVSTIAILWFAGASAMAGLLNLMPRYLPRYGMAPHWARAVRPMVIVFTLVAFLVTWIFDADVDAQGGAYATGVLVLICSAAIAVTIAARKARQRGWTIGFAVISAVFLYTTVVNVIERPDGVKIGACFIAGIILVSLLSRLGRAFELRVTHVELDDLAERFIRDIANRTPRFVANEPDRRDKAEYREKIEQIRADNDLPTTEDFVFVEVTITDPSEFEAGLTVRGEVLHDRYRVLTVESSSVPNALGALLLHARDLTGVRPHIYFEWTEGNPFANFLRFFLFGQGEVAPVTREVLREAEPDRARRPYVHVG; encoded by the coding sequence ATGGCCACGTCCCCCCTCACCCGTACCGGCCGCTTGCGCGCCTGGATGTTGGAAGGCCTCTCCGACATGGGCAAGGGGCGGACCGCCGCCCCGGCGCCGCCGGAGGGGGCCGCGCCCGCGTCCACGCCGGAGCACAAGGGGCAGCCCTGGTGGCGGGTCATGTGTCTGACCGGCGTGGACTATTTCTCGACACTCGGCTACCAGCCGGGCATCGCCGCCCTCGCGGCCGGACTGCTCTCCCCCGTCGCCACCGTCGTGCTCGTCGTGGTGACGCTCGCGGGCGCGCTGCCGGTCTACCGGCGGGTGGCGGAGGAGAGCCACCGGGGCGAGGGCTCGATCGCGATGCTGGAACGACTGCTCTCCTTCTGGAAGGGCAAGCTGTTCGTCCTCACGCTGCTGGGCTTCGCCGCGACCGACTTCCTCATCACCATCACCCTCTCGGCCGCCGACGCCTCGACCCACCTGGTCGAGAACCCGCACCTGTCCGAGGCGCTGCACGACAAGCAGATGCTGATCACGCTGGTGCTGGTCGCCCTGCTCGGCGCCGTCTTCCTCAAGGGCTTCCTGGAGGCCATCGGCGTCGCGGTCGCGCTCGTCGGGATCTATCTGGCCCTCAACGTGGTGGTCGTCCTCACCGGTCTGTGGCACGTGCTGACCGAGGGGCACGTGGTGACCGACTGGTCCACGGCCCTGACGGCGGAACACGGCAACGTCTTCGTGATGATCGGCGTGGCCCTCCTCGTCTTCCCCAAGCTGGCGCTGGGGCTCTCCGGCTTCGAGACCGGCGTCGCGGTCATGCCGCACGTCAAGGGCGACCCGGACGACACCGAGGAGAAGCCCGCCGGCCGGATCCGCGGCACGAAGAAGCTGCTGACCACCGCCGCGCTGATCATGAGCGTGTTCCTGATCTCGACCAGCTTCATCACCACGGTCCTCATCCCGCAGCAGGAGTTCGAGTCGGGCGGCCAGGCCAACGGCCGCGCGCTCGCCTACCTCGCGCACGAGTACCTGGGCAACACCTTCGGCACGGTCTACGACGTCTCCACGATCGCGATCCTCTGGTTCGCCGGCGCGTCCGCGATGGCCGGTCTGCTCAACCTGATGCCCCGCTACCTCCCCCGCTACGGCATGGCCCCGCACTGGGCCCGGGCCGTGCGCCCGATGGTGATCGTCTTCACCCTGGTCGCCTTCCTCGTCACCTGGATCTTCGACGCGGACGTGGACGCGCAGGGCGGCGCGTACGCGACCGGCGTCCTCGTGCTGATCTGCTCGGCGGCCATCGCGGTGACCATCGCGGCGCGCAAGGCCCGCCAGCGCGGCTGGACGATCGGCTTCGCCGTCATCTCGGCCGTCTTCCTCTACACGACCGTCGTGAACGTCATCGAGCGTCCCGACGGCGTGAAGATCGGCGCCTGCTTCATCGCCGGCATCATCCTCGTCTCGCTGCTCTCCCGGCTCGGGCGCGCCTTCGAGCTGCGCGTCACCCACGTCGAGCTGGACGACCTGGCCGAGCGGTTCATCCGGGACATCGCCAACCGCACCCCGCGGTTCGTCGCCAACGAGCCCGACCGGCGCGACAAGGCCGAGTACCGCGAGAAGATCGAGCAGATCCGCGCCGACAACGACCTGCCCACCACCGAGGACTTCGTCTTCGTCGAGGTCACCATCACCGACCCGTCCGAGTTCGAGGCGGGCCTGACGGTGCGGGGCGAGGTGCTGCACGACCGCTACCGCGTCCTGACCGTCGAGAGTTCCTCCGTCCCCAACGCGCTCGGCGCCCTGCTGCTCCACGCCCGCGACCTCACCGGCGTGCGCCCGCACATCTACTTCGAGTGGACCGAGGGCAACCCCTTCGCCAACTTCCTGCGCTTCTTCCTGTTCGGGCAGGGCGAGGTCGCCCCGGTCACCCGTGAGGTGCTGCGCGAGGCCGAGCCGGACCGCGCCCGCCGCCCGTACGTCCACGTGGGCTGA
- a CDS encoding VC0807 family protein has translation MSAAEARPGPPARSGAATAVGWTLTIGLNVVAPVLTFGALTDRGWSDFTALLLSGVWPVVDTVVHLVWHRKTDEFAVVTLFFLALTAVVSLVGAHSARALLVKDSAVTGLFGALCLATLLAPKPLMFYFGRRFSTDGTAESHAWWNGLWQFEGFRTVMRRMTIVWGVAYLVEAAARVGLSYTLSVGAMVVANPVLIYGTLGLLVLWTIRTAKKGRAEGAARAEAAARAAGAEA, from the coding sequence ATGTCCGCAGCAGAGGCACGCCCAGGCCCGCCCGCCCGCTCCGGGGCCGCCACGGCCGTCGGCTGGACGCTCACCATAGGACTCAACGTCGTCGCGCCCGTCCTCACCTTCGGGGCGCTCACCGACCGCGGCTGGAGCGACTTCACCGCGCTGCTCCTCAGCGGCGTCTGGCCGGTCGTGGACACCGTCGTCCACCTCGTCTGGCACCGGAAGACGGACGAGTTCGCCGTCGTCACCCTCTTCTTCCTCGCCCTCACCGCCGTCGTCTCCCTCGTCGGCGCCCACTCGGCCCGGGCCCTGCTCGTCAAGGACTCGGCCGTCACGGGCCTCTTCGGCGCGCTCTGCCTGGCCACGCTGCTCGCCCCCAAGCCCCTGATGTTCTACTTCGGGCGCCGCTTCTCCACCGATGGCACCGCCGAGAGCCACGCCTGGTGGAACGGCCTCTGGCAGTTCGAGGGCTTCCGCACCGTCATGCGCCGCATGACGATCGTCTGGGGCGTCGCCTACCTCGTCGAGGCCGCCGCCCGCGTCGGCCTCTCCTACACCCTCTCCGTCGGGGCCATGGTCGTCGCCAACCCGGTCCTCATCTACGGCACCCTCGGCCTGCTCGTCCTCTGGACCATCCGCACCGCCAAGAAGGGCCGCGCCGAGGGAGCCGCCCGGGCCGAAGCCGCCGCGCGCGCCGCCGGGGCCGAGGCCTGA